One window of the Athene noctua chromosome 5, bAthNoc1.hap1.1, whole genome shotgun sequence genome contains the following:
- the JUN gene encoding transcription factor Jun: protein MSAKMEPTFYEDALNASFVPPESGGYGYNNAKVLKQNMTLNLSDPSSNLKPHLRNKNADILTSPDVGLLKLASPELERLIIQSSNGLITTTPTPTQFLCPKNVTDEQEGFAEGFVRALAELHNQNTLPSVTSAAQPVSSGMAPVSSMAGGSSFNTNLHSEPPVYANLSNFNPNALNSAPNYNANNMGYAPQHHINPQMPVQHPRLQALKEEPQTVPEMPGETPPLSPIDMESQERIKAERKRMRNRIAASKCRKRKLERIARLEEKVKTLKAQNSELASTANMLREQVAQLKQKVMNHVNSGCQLMLTQQLQTF, encoded by the coding sequence ATGAGTGCAAAGATGGAGCCTACTTTCTACGAGGATGCCCTGAACGCCAGCTTCGTGCCGCCGGAGAGCGGCGGGTATGGATATAATAACGCTAAAGTGCTGAAGCAGAACATGACGCTGAACCTGTCCGACCCATCCAGCAACCTGAAGCCGCACCTGAGGAACAAGAACGCCGACATCCTCACCTCCCCCGACGTGGGACTCCTGAAACTGGCCTCTCCTGAACTGGAGCGGCTCATCATCCAGTCCAGCAACGGGCTAATCACCACCACGCCGACCCCGACGCAGTTCCTCTGCCCCAAAAACGTTACCGACGAGCAAGAGGGGTTCGCGGAAGGCTTTGTGAGAGCCCTGGCGGAACTGCACAACCAGAACACCCTGCCCAGCGTTACCTCCGCCGCCCAGCCCGTCAGCAGCGGCATGGCACCTGTGTCCTCCATGGCCGGCGGCAGCAGCTTCAACACGAATTTGCACAGCGAGCCCCCGGTGTACGCCAATCTCAGCAACTTCAACCCCAACGCGCTCAACTCCGCGCCCAACTACAACGCGAACAACATGGGCTACGCGCCTCAGCACCACATCAACCCCCAGATGCCGGTGCAGCATCCCAGGCTTCAGGCTCTGAAAGAAGAGCCTCAGACTGTACCTGAAATGCCAGGGGAAACCCCTCCCCTGTCCCCTATTGACATGGAGTCACAGGAGAGAATCAAAGCCGAGAGAAAACGCATGAGAAACAGAATTGCGGCATCCAAATGCCGGAAAAGGAAGTTGGAAAGGATTGCCAGGttggaagaaaaagtgaaaactttGAAAGCCCAGAACTCAGAGCTGGCATCCACTGCCAACATGCTCAGAGAACAGGTTGCACAGCTTAAGCAGAAGGTCATGAACCATGTCAACAGCGGGTGCCAGCTAATGCTAACACAACAGTTGCAAACGTTTTGA